In a single window of the Leisingera daeponensis DSM 23529 genome:
- a CDS encoding SDR family oxidoreductase, translated as MHAVVTGTSRGIGKELVKQLREAGHEVTGTSRDHSSGVKLDVSDPGQQARFAAQIRNRPVDLLVCNAGVYIDKAMGLADYSAEVWAKTLAANVTGVFLTVQAMLPNLRLSDAPKIAILSSQMASQSRAPGGSYAYRASKAAALNLGRNLATDLKAEGIAVGIYHPGWVRTDMGGDEGDITVAESVAGLINEFDVLSLETTGCFHTWDGRIQPY; from the coding sequence ATGCACGCAGTCGTAACGGGGACCAGCCGCGGCATCGGCAAGGAGCTGGTGAAGCAGCTGCGAGAGGCGGGCCACGAGGTGACCGGCACCTCGCGGGATCATTCCTCGGGGGTGAAGCTGGATGTCTCCGACCCCGGCCAGCAGGCGCGTTTTGCTGCCCAGATCCGGAACCGGCCGGTGGACCTCTTGGTCTGCAATGCCGGGGTTTATATCGACAAGGCGATGGGGCTTGCGGATTACTCGGCCGAGGTCTGGGCCAAGACGCTGGCGGCCAATGTGACGGGCGTGTTCCTGACCGTGCAGGCGATGCTGCCCAACCTGCGGCTGTCGGATGCGCCCAAGATTGCCATCCTGTCGTCGCAGATGGCCAGCCAGTCACGGGCGCCGGGCGGCAGCTATGCTTATCGCGCGTCGAAGGCCGCGGCGCTGAACCTCGGCCGCAACCTGGCCACCGATCTGAAGGCCGAAGGGATTGCCGTCGGCATCTACCACCCGGGCTGGGTACGCACCGACATGGGCGGCGATGAGGGCGATATCACGGTGGCAGAGTCGGTCGCCGGGCTGATCAACGAGTTCGACGTGCTGTCGCTGGAGACCACCGGCTGCTTCCACACCTGGGACGGCCGCATCCAACCGTACTGA
- a CDS encoding DUF1178 family protein, translating to MIQYSLKCAEGHSFDSWFQSAAAFDKLAAAGLVSCAVCGGTGVKKAVMAPRVRPGRKAVSGVGEPEPQAVAAPSASVPAPVPAQAGPGLLSRPSGEVEKAIAELRRKVEENSDYVGDRFVQEARAMHLGEAPERAIHGEAKLEDARELIEEGVPVLPLPFRPGRKAN from the coding sequence ATGATTCAATACAGCCTCAAATGCGCAGAGGGCCACAGCTTCGACAGCTGGTTCCAGTCTGCAGCGGCGTTTGACAAACTGGCGGCGGCCGGTCTGGTGTCCTGTGCGGTTTGCGGCGGCACCGGGGTGAAGAAGGCGGTCATGGCCCCGCGGGTGCGTCCGGGGCGCAAGGCAGTGTCCGGTGTCGGCGAGCCCGAACCGCAGGCCGTCGCTGCGCCTTCAGCTTCGGTGCCGGCACCTGTGCCGGCGCAGGCGGGGCCGGGCCTGCTGAGCCGTCCTTCAGGCGAGGTGGAGAAGGCCATTGCCGAGCTGCGCCGGAAGGTTGAAGAGAACTCCGATTATGTGGGCGACCGCTTTGTGCAGGAGGCGCGGGCGATGCATCTGGGCGAGGCGCCGGAGCGGGCCATTCATGGCGAGGCCAAACTTGAAGACGCGCGGGAACTGATCGAGGAAGGCGTGCCGGTGCTGCCGCTGCCGTTCCGTCCCGGGCGCAAAGCGAATTGA
- a CDS encoding S-methyl-5'-thioadenosine phosphorylase: MIAVIGGSGIYEIDGLENAEWVSVETPWGAPSDHIFTGSLGGVKMAFLPRHGRGHVHSPTEVPYRANIDALKRLGVTDVFSVSACGSFREEMAPGDFVVVDQFIDRTFAREKSFFGTGCVAHVSVAHPTCERLSDAAEAAGRDAGIKIHRGGTYLCMEGPQFSSMAESKMYREQWGCDVIGMTNMPEAKLAREAELCYASIAMVTDYDSWHPEHGAVEITEIIATLQGNSANARELVRRLPDLLGQQRADCPHGCDKALEYAIMTAPERRDPALLAKLDAVAGRVLG, from the coding sequence ATGATCGCCGTGATCGGCGGCTCGGGCATCTACGAAATCGACGGGCTCGAAAACGCTGAGTGGGTCTCGGTGGAAACCCCTTGGGGTGCCCCGTCCGATCACATTTTCACCGGTTCCCTGGGCGGTGTGAAGATGGCCTTCCTGCCCCGCCACGGCCGCGGCCATGTGCATTCCCCGACCGAGGTCCCCTACCGCGCCAATATCGACGCGCTGAAGCGGCTGGGCGTGACTGACGTGTTCTCCGTTTCCGCCTGCGGATCGTTTCGCGAGGAGATGGCACCGGGCGATTTCGTCGTTGTGGATCAATTCATTGACCGCACCTTCGCGCGTGAGAAAAGCTTCTTCGGCACCGGCTGCGTCGCCCATGTGAGCGTCGCGCACCCGACCTGCGAGCGGCTGTCGGACGCGGCGGAGGCTGCGGGCCGGGACGCCGGCATAAAGATCCACCGCGGCGGCACGTATCTCTGCATGGAAGGCCCGCAGTTCTCGTCCATGGCGGAAAGCAAGATGTACCGCGAGCAATGGGGCTGCGACGTGATCGGCATGACCAACATGCCCGAGGCCAAACTCGCCCGCGAGGCCGAGCTGTGCTACGCCTCCATCGCAATGGTCACCGATTACGACAGCTGGCACCCGGAGCACGGCGCGGTAGAAATCACTGAAATCATTGCGACTTTGCAGGGCAACTCCGCCAACGCCCGCGAATTGGTGCGGCGTCTGCCCGACCTGCTGGGACAACAGCGCGCGGACTGCCCGCACGGCTGCGACAAGGCGCTGGAATACGCCATCATGACCGCGCCGGAGCGGCGGGATCCGGCGCTGCTGGCCAAACTCGACGCGGTCGCAGGCCGGGTGCTGGGCTGA
- a CDS encoding flavin reductase family protein, producing the protein MFYRPEDGHGLPHNPFNAIVTPRPIGWISSRSADGVNNLAPYSFFNAVAYTPPQVMFASTSAKPDQDGTKDSVANIEATGVFCVNVVSYALRDAMNASSGALPKDVDEFAHAGLTAVECETIACARVAEAPAALECRLTRIVTLPGEANKVVFGEVTGVHMRDECLKDGTFDVTTFQPLARLGYRDYSVVRDLFPLTRPDD; encoded by the coding sequence ATGTTCTACCGCCCCGAGGACGGCCACGGCCTGCCCCACAATCCGTTCAACGCCATTGTCACACCCCGCCCCATCGGCTGGATCTCCTCCCGCTCCGCCGACGGGGTGAACAACCTGGCGCCCTATTCCTTTTTCAACGCAGTGGCCTATACGCCGCCGCAGGTGATGTTTGCCTCCACCAGCGCCAAGCCCGACCAGGACGGCACCAAGGACAGCGTCGCCAACATCGAGGCCACCGGCGTCTTTTGCGTCAATGTGGTATCCTATGCGCTGCGCGATGCGATGAACGCCAGCTCCGGCGCGCTGCCCAAGGATGTGGACGAGTTCGCCCATGCCGGCCTGACCGCCGTGGAGTGCGAAACCATCGCCTGCGCCCGTGTCGCCGAAGCCCCCGCGGCGCTGGAATGCCGGCTTACCCGAATCGTGACCCTGCCGGGCGAGGCCAACAAGGTCGTGTTCGGCGAGGTGACCGGTGTCCACATGCGCGACGAGTGCCTGAAGGACGGCACCTTCGACGTCACCACCTTCCAGCCGCTCGCCCGCCTCGGCTACCGCGACTATTCGGTGGTGCGCGACCTGTTCCCGCTCACCCGCCCCGATGATTGA
- a CDS encoding FAD-binding oxidoreductase, whose protein sequence is MSLNPADPAFAARLSALLPEGVLRQPEPRHLEEPRGRYRGQAGVLALPHTVEQAATLVREANAARVPVVPYGGGTGLVGGQVMPDGPAPLLLSLERMTAIRAVYPQENVIIAEAGAILADVQAAAQAADRLFPLSLAAEGSARIGGNLATNAGGVNVLRYGNARDLCLGLEAVLPSGEVWHGLSRLRKDNTGYDLKNLLIGAEGTLGVITAAALKLSPIPAGQGTALFTVKDPEAAIALLALARDQAGEAVSAFELIHRQGLEFLAETQPQVRQPFAPAPEWSVLIEVGLPRGLDPETALAELFEAAERAGLAQDGVIAQSEAQRQALWSLREHIPVANKAIGAISSHDISVPVSEIPAFIKRGHEVLETLGVFRINCFGHLGDGNLHYNVFPPKGRRREDFDHLRSAVKEAVHDLVHTFGGSFSAEHGVGRMKTSDLERYGDPVKLAAMRAIKQALDPNGIMNPGAVLRAV, encoded by the coding sequence ATGAGCCTCAACCCCGCCGATCCCGCCTTTGCCGCCCGCCTTTCTGCCCTGCTGCCCGAAGGCGTGCTGCGCCAGCCTGAGCCGCGCCACCTGGAGGAGCCGCGCGGGCGCTATCGCGGGCAGGCGGGCGTGCTGGCGCTGCCGCACACCGTGGAGCAGGCCGCAACCCTGGTGCGCGAGGCCAATGCCGCCCGGGTGCCGGTTGTGCCCTACGGCGGCGGCACCGGTCTGGTCGGCGGCCAGGTGATGCCGGACGGCCCGGCACCGCTTCTGCTGTCACTGGAGCGGATGACGGCGATCCGCGCGGTTTACCCGCAGGAAAACGTGATTATCGCCGAGGCTGGTGCCATTCTGGCGGATGTGCAGGCCGCTGCGCAGGCGGCAGACCGGCTGTTTCCCCTCTCGCTGGCGGCGGAAGGCTCGGCCCGGATCGGCGGCAACCTTGCGACCAATGCAGGCGGGGTCAACGTGCTGCGCTACGGCAACGCCCGCGACTTGTGCCTGGGGCTGGAAGCGGTGCTGCCTTCCGGCGAGGTCTGGCACGGGCTCTCGCGCCTGCGCAAAGACAACACCGGCTATGACCTCAAGAACCTGCTGATCGGCGCCGAGGGCACATTGGGAGTGATCACCGCTGCGGCTCTGAAACTGTCGCCTATCCCGGCGGGACAGGGCACGGCCCTTTTCACAGTGAAGGACCCGGAAGCGGCCATCGCGCTGCTGGCGCTGGCCCGGGATCAGGCCGGTGAGGCCGTCAGCGCCTTTGAGCTGATCCACCGGCAGGGGCTGGAGTTCCTGGCCGAGACCCAGCCGCAAGTGCGCCAGCCTTTCGCCCCGGCGCCGGAGTGGTCGGTGCTGATCGAAGTTGGCCTGCCGCGCGGGCTGGATCCTGAAACCGCCCTGGCGGAGCTGTTCGAGGCGGCGGAACGGGCCGGGCTTGCGCAGGATGGCGTCATTGCTCAATCCGAGGCGCAGCGGCAGGCGCTGTGGTCGCTGCGTGAGCATATCCCGGTTGCCAACAAGGCGATCGGTGCAATTTCAAGTCATGACATCTCGGTCCCGGTCTCAGAGATCCCGGCGTTCATCAAACGCGGCCATGAGGTGCTGGAGACACTGGGCGTATTCCGGATCAACTGCTTTGGTCACCTTGGGGACGGCAACCTGCACTACAACGTCTTCCCGCCCAAAGGCCGCAGGCGGGAGGACTTTGACCACCTGCGGAGTGCCGTGAAGGAGGCCGTGCATGACTTGGTCCACACCTTCGGCGGCTCTTTCAGCGCGGAGCATGGCGTAGGACGGATGAAAACCAGTGACCTGGAGCGGTATGGCGATCCGGTCAAACTGGCGGCCATGCGCGCGATCAAGCAGGCGCTGGACCCGAACGGGATCATGAACCCGGGCGCGGTGCTGAGGGCCGTCTGA
- a CDS encoding GNAT family N-acetyltransferase, whose product MIELQAERPDDRWEVEALYDLCFAPGREALSSYRLREGVPPVAGLSQVARDSDGILAAAIRFWPVLIGDAPALLLGPVAVHPTRQGEGLGGSLIRDSLAKAQESGWARVMLVGDAPYYRRFGFTRLEGVEMPPPTNPDRVLGLALQDGAWDGVRGQVTRWQG is encoded by the coding sequence GTGATCGAATTGCAAGCGGAACGGCCGGACGACCGGTGGGAGGTCGAGGCGCTTTACGACCTGTGCTTTGCGCCGGGCAGGGAGGCCCTGTCTTCCTACCGGCTGCGCGAAGGGGTGCCGCCGGTGGCGGGCCTCAGCCAGGTGGCGCGCGACAGCGACGGAATCCTGGCTGCGGCGATCCGGTTCTGGCCGGTGCTGATCGGGGACGCGCCGGCGCTCTTGCTGGGGCCGGTGGCGGTGCATCCGACGCGGCAGGGCGAGGGGCTGGGCGGGTCGCTGATTCGCGACAGCCTGGCCAAGGCGCAGGAGAGTGGCTGGGCGCGGGTGATGCTGGTGGGCGATGCGCCCTATTACCGGCGCTTTGGCTTTACCCGCCTGGAGGGGGTGGAAATGCCGCCGCCCACCAACCCGGACCGGGTTCTGGGGCTTGCCTTGCAGGATGGCGCCTGGGACGGCGTCCGCGGCCAGGTCACCCGCTGGCAGGGTTGA
- a CDS encoding invasion associated locus B family protein — MRILLACLALAAAPALAQDRAGHDTASDWRVKHYESFGIWTSACDEREEANALVQRCYIRWVDVFSPRPRFAGQFLFLTPHAEGWKVSFGIEPGTLFSPRGFRIERQGEVTWRSLHPGCLTGLSCSFTGAGADKLIAQMREGGAFRFTFRDRHGQAQDLTWPLEGFDAAFADFRAAAKARSLLE, encoded by the coding sequence ATGCGGATCCTGCTTGCCTGCCTTGCCCTCGCCGCCGCCCCTGCCCTTGCACAGGACCGGGCCGGACATGACACCGCCAGCGACTGGCGGGTGAAACACTATGAAAGCTTTGGCATCTGGACCTCCGCCTGCGACGAACGCGAGGAGGCCAATGCCCTGGTGCAGCGCTGCTACATCCGCTGGGTGGATGTGTTCTCGCCGCGCCCCAGGTTTGCCGGCCAGTTCCTCTTCCTCACCCCTCATGCGGAGGGCTGGAAGGTCAGCTTCGGCATTGAGCCGGGAACTCTGTTCAGCCCCCGAGGCTTCCGCATCGAACGGCAGGGAGAGGTCACGTGGCGCAGCCTGCATCCCGGCTGCCTCACCGGCCTCAGTTGCAGCTTCACCGGTGCCGGCGCGGACAAGCTGATCGCACAGATGCGTGAAGGCGGCGCCTTCCGCTTCACTTTCCGCGACCGGCACGGGCAGGCGCAGGATCTCACCTGGCCGCTGGAAGGGTTTGATGCGGCCTTTGCCGATTTCCGGGCCGCCGCCAAAGCCCGCAGCCTTTTGGAATAG
- a CDS encoding EcsC family protein — protein sequence MADILSNARELTPQQVEAELDALAKRYHAAGGFGVELMTRLGGSGESLLERLPAPVRAGLTGAAETALRLAMKGATTSRRLVPDQKPGVDRVVSAAMGAAGGAAGLPGALVELPATTAFLLRTIQSAAAAEGFDPEAESVTFDCIQVFAAAGPLASDDGADLGFVSLRLGLPGGVHKLIAQVAPKLGAVLGQKLAAQAVPLAGAVAGAAVNYVFSGYYREMAHVHFGLRRLAVEAGTPQEELAARLRQRLQRPGAAV from the coding sequence GTGGCAGACATTCTGAGCAATGCGCGGGAGCTGACCCCGCAGCAGGTCGAGGCGGAGCTGGACGCGCTGGCCAAACGCTATCACGCGGCGGGCGGGTTCGGCGTGGAGCTGATGACCCGGCTGGGCGGCAGCGGCGAGAGCCTGCTGGAACGCTTGCCGGCGCCGGTGCGGGCCGGGCTGACCGGTGCCGCGGAAACGGCGCTGCGGCTGGCCATGAAAGGCGCAACCACGTCGCGCCGCCTGGTGCCCGACCAGAAGCCCGGCGTCGACCGGGTGGTCAGCGCCGCGATGGGCGCGGCGGGCGGCGCAGCCGGTCTTCCCGGCGCGCTGGTGGAGCTGCCTGCCACCACCGCCTTTTTGCTGCGCACCATTCAAAGCGCCGCAGCCGCCGAAGGCTTTGACCCGGAGGCCGAGAGCGTCACCTTCGATTGCATCCAGGTGTTCGCTGCGGCGGGCCCGCTGGCCAGCGATGACGGGGCCGATCTTGGCTTCGTCTCGCTGCGGCTGGGGCTGCCCGGCGGGGTGCATAAGCTGATTGCCCAGGTGGCGCCCAAGCTGGGGGCGGTGCTGGGGCAGAAGCTGGCGGCGCAGGCGGTGCCGCTTGCCGGCGCGGTTGCAGGGGCTGCGGTGAACTACGTCTTTTCCGGCTATTACCGGGAGATGGCGCATGTGCATTTCGGCCTGCGGCGGCTGGCGGTGGAGGCCGGAACGCCGCAGGAGGAGCTGGCGGCACGGCTGCGGCAGCGGCTGCAGCGCCCCGGTGCGGCGGTTTAG
- a CDS encoding SulP family inorganic anion transporter, producing MRRAAMALLAKQISPPNLSIMQDEGFTVARVRTELLSGLTVALALVPEAVAFAFVAGVHPLVGLYAAFMVGLITAVFGGRPGMISGATGALAVVMVALVAEHGVEYLFATVVLMGILQIFAGVMHWGKFIRLVPHPVMLGFVNGLAIVIFLAQLTQFKVPGSDGAEWLSGASLYMMLGLVALTMVIIWGMPKITNAIPAPLAGIGIVAVLVIALGLDVPRVGDMASIEGGLPAFHIPMVPLNWETFEIILPYAVILAAIGLIESLLTLNLVGEITGKRGGASQECIAQGASNVVTGFFGGMGGCAMIGQSMINVKSGGRTRIAGIAAALFLLLFIVAASPLIEQIPLAALVGVMFMVVIGTFAWNSIKIMTKVPPMDAFVIVLVTVVTVMTDLAIAVVVGVIVSALAYAWNNARRIHAYTRESASDKGAKVYEIEGPLFFGSTDGFIELFDVAGDPDHVIVDFARSRVVDQSALQAIEALAGKYEAEGKKLVLRHLSRDCHQLLTKAGHLMVDSDDDPDYELAVDYSVRTGILGGH from the coding sequence ATGAGACGCGCAGCCATGGCTTTGCTGGCCAAGCAGATATCCCCGCCCAACCTTTCCATCATGCAGGACGAGGGCTTTACCGTGGCCCGCGTGCGCACCGAATTGCTGTCCGGCCTCACCGTCGCGCTGGCGCTGGTGCCGGAGGCGGTGGCCTTTGCATTCGTCGCAGGGGTGCATCCGCTGGTCGGGCTGTACGCGGCCTTCATGGTGGGGCTGATCACCGCGGTGTTCGGCGGCCGCCCCGGGATGATTTCGGGTGCGACCGGCGCGCTGGCGGTGGTGATGGTGGCGCTGGTGGCGGAGCACGGGGTGGAATACCTGTTTGCCACCGTGGTGCTGATGGGGATCCTGCAGATCTTTGCGGGCGTCATGCATTGGGGCAAGTTTATCCGCCTGGTGCCGCATCCGGTGATGCTGGGCTTTGTGAACGGCCTTGCCATCGTGATCTTCCTAGCGCAGCTCACCCAGTTCAAGGTGCCGGGCAGTGATGGCGCGGAGTGGCTGAGCGGCGCCTCGCTTTACATGATGCTGGGGCTGGTGGCGCTGACCATGGTGATCATCTGGGGGATGCCCAAGATCACCAACGCTATCCCGGCGCCGCTGGCGGGGATCGGAATCGTGGCGGTTCTGGTGATCGCGCTGGGGCTGGATGTGCCGCGGGTCGGTGACATGGCCTCGATCGAGGGCGGCCTGCCCGCCTTCCATATCCCGATGGTGCCGCTGAACTGGGAGACCTTCGAGATCATCCTGCCCTATGCGGTGATCCTGGCGGCGATCGGCCTGATCGAGAGTCTGCTGACCCTGAACCTGGTGGGCGAAATCACCGGCAAGCGCGGCGGCGCCAGCCAGGAATGCATTGCGCAGGGGGCCTCGAATGTGGTGACCGGCTTTTTCGGCGGTATGGGCGGCTGCGCGATGATCGGCCAGTCGATGATCAACGTGAAATCGGGCGGGCGGACCCGGATCGCGGGCATTGCCGCGGCGCTGTTCCTCTTGCTGTTCATCGTGGCGGCCTCGCCGCTGATCGAGCAGATCCCGCTGGCCGCACTCGTGGGCGTGATGTTCATGGTGGTGATCGGCACCTTCGCCTGGAATTCGATCAAGATCATGACCAAGGTTCCGCCGATGGACGCCTTCGTGATTGTGCTGGTGACCGTGGTGACGGTGATGACCGACCTGGCGATTGCGGTTGTGGTGGGCGTCATCGTCTCGGCGCTGGCCTATGCCTGGAACAACGCGCGCCGCATCCACGCCTATACCCGCGAGTCCGCAAGCGACAAGGGCGCCAAGGTTTATGAGATCGAAGGCCCGCTGTTCTTCGGCTCCACCGACGGGTTCATCGAGCTGTTTGACGTGGCGGGCGATCCGGACCATGTGATCGTGGACTTCGCGCGCAGCCGGGTGGTGGACCAGTCGGCGCTGCAGGCAATCGAGGCGCTGGCTGGAAAGTATGAAGCCGAGGGCAAGAAACTGGTGCTGCGCCACCTGAGCCGCGACTGCCACCAGCTGCTGACCAAGGCGGGCCACCTGATGGTCGATAGCGACGACGACCCGGACTATGAGCTGGCGGTGGACTACTCGGTCAGGACCGGGATCCTGGGCGGCCACTAA
- a CDS encoding CatB-related O-acetyltransferase has translation MPLPDPRKRNPIILPDGTPHPGTVMLSRVLDHPNIQAGDYSYASDFDPPDNWALHLAPYLFPGARERLVIGRFCQIAHGARFITASANHAQEGLSCYPFPVFDPSQMAGFQPDTRDTVIGNDVWIGYGALILPGARVSDGAIIGAGAVVRGTIPPYAIVTGNPGTVQGYRFPKPQIARLLALKWWDWPADLITRAEPALLSGDLDMLESIAPD, from the coding sequence ATGCCGCTGCCTGATCCCCGTAAACGCAACCCGATCATCCTGCCGGACGGCACGCCGCACCCGGGCACCGTGATGCTGTCACGGGTGCTGGACCATCCGAACATTCAGGCCGGCGACTACAGCTATGCCTCCGATTTCGACCCGCCGGACAACTGGGCGCTGCACCTCGCCCCCTACCTGTTCCCCGGCGCGCGGGAACGCCTGGTGATCGGCCGGTTCTGCCAGATCGCCCACGGCGCGCGCTTCATCACCGCGTCGGCCAACCACGCGCAGGAAGGCCTCAGCTGCTACCCCTTCCCGGTGTTCGATCCCAGCCAGATGGCCGGTTTCCAGCCCGACACCCGCGACACGGTGATCGGCAACGACGTCTGGATCGGCTACGGCGCCCTGATCCTGCCCGGTGCCCGCGTCAGTGACGGCGCCATCATCGGCGCAGGCGCCGTGGTGCGCGGCACGATACCGCCCTACGCCATCGTCACTGGCAACCCCGGCACCGTGCAGGGCTACCGCTTCCCCAAACCGCAGATCGCCCGGCTGCTGGCCTTGAAATGGTGGGACTGGCCCGCGGACCTCATTACCCGCGCCGAACCGGCACTCTTGTCTGGCGACCTCGACATGCTGGAGAGCATCGCGCCTGACTGA
- a CDS encoding adenine phosphoribosyltransferase — translation MPKKTAVKDYIRTIVDFPHEGIMFRDVTTLFADPRGFRMAIDQMLHPYAGEQIDKVVGLEARGFILGGAIAHQLSVGFVPIRKKGKLPGTTISQEYKLEYGEAIVEIHDDAIKPGEKILVVDDLLATGGTAGAGIKLIERLGGEIVSCSFIVDLPELGGRKLLESMGMDVHVLCEFEGL, via the coding sequence ATGCCCAAGAAGACCGCTGTTAAGGATTATATCCGCACCATCGTCGACTTCCCGCACGAAGGGATCATGTTCCGCGATGTGACCACCCTGTTTGCCGATCCGCGCGGCTTCCGCATGGCGATCGACCAGATGCTGCATCCCTACGCGGGCGAGCAGATCGACAAGGTTGTGGGGCTTGAGGCGCGCGGCTTCATCCTGGGCGGCGCAATTGCGCATCAGCTGAGCGTCGGTTTCGTGCCGATCCGCAAGAAGGGCAAGCTGCCGGGCACCACCATCAGCCAAGAGTACAAGCTGGAATACGGTGAGGCGATTGTCGAGATCCACGATGACGCGATCAAGCCGGGCGAGAAGATCCTGGTGGTGGATGACCTGCTGGCCACCGGCGGCACCGCGGGTGCAGGCATCAAGCTGATCGAGCGGCTGGGCGGCGAGATCGTGTCGTGCTCGTTCATCGTCGACCTGCCGGAGCTGGGCGGCCGCAAACTGCTGGAAAGCATGGGCATGGACGTCCATGTTCTGTGCGAGTTCGAAGGGCTCTGA
- a CDS encoding DUF418 domain-containing protein, with amino-acid sequence MRLHGLDIARFLAFCGMVLVNFRIAAQVSPGPDAISLFTNALEGRAAALFVILAGVGLSVGKPDRATLLRRALFLFLIGLLNLTIFEADILHFYALYFLVALPFLTATGRVLLLAAAGTLLIGLISLLALDYEAHWNWETLAYADFWTLEGFLRHSFFNGWHPVFPWAAFLFLGMWIGRLNLASRSVQARLVLWGAAAAALAALPGLLVQNPDLTELSGTSAIPPGPFYILAASGSAMAVIGLTLAITPALDKAGLAEWLAAPGRQALSLYAAHILLGMGTLEAMGQLDGSLSAEQIFGYSLGFCALSMVAAWIWSLFAKRGPLEALLRWSTSFPR; translated from the coding sequence ATGCGCCTTCATGGATTGGACATCGCCCGTTTCCTCGCTTTCTGCGGCATGGTGCTGGTCAACTTCCGGATCGCGGCGCAAGTGAGCCCGGGGCCAGATGCCATCTCGCTGTTCACCAACGCCCTGGAAGGCCGGGCCGCGGCGCTGTTTGTCATCCTTGCCGGGGTTGGCCTGTCTGTCGGCAAACCGGACCGGGCAACCCTGTTGCGCCGCGCGCTGTTCCTGTTCCTGATCGGGCTCTTGAACCTGACTATCTTCGAAGCCGACATCCTGCATTTCTACGCGCTCTACTTCCTGGTGGCGCTGCCGTTCCTGACGGCGACCGGCCGGGTACTGCTGCTGGCTGCCGCGGGCACGTTACTGATCGGCCTGATAAGCCTGCTGGCACTGGACTACGAGGCGCATTGGAACTGGGAGACACTGGCTTACGCGGACTTCTGGACGCTGGAAGGCTTCCTGCGCCATTCCTTCTTCAACGGCTGGCATCCGGTATTTCCCTGGGCGGCCTTCCTGTTTCTGGGCATGTGGATCGGCCGCCTGAACCTGGCCAGCCGGTCCGTGCAGGCGCGCCTGGTGCTATGGGGCGCAGCGGCCGCAGCGCTGGCGGCCTTGCCCGGGCTATTGGTACAGAACCCGGACCTGACAGAGCTTTCGGGCACGAGCGCCATCCCCCCCGGGCCTTTCTACATCCTCGCAGCCTCTGGCAGCGCGATGGCAGTGATTGGACTGACGCTGGCCATCACCCCGGCTTTGGACAAGGCGGGCCTTGCCGAATGGCTGGCCGCCCCGGGCCGGCAGGCCCTGAGCCTCTATGCGGCGCATATCCTGCTTGGCATGGGCACCCTGGAGGCTATGGGACAGCTTGATGGCTCGCTGTCTGCCGAGCAAATCTTCGGCTATTCGCTGGGCTTCTGTGCCCTGTCCATGGTGGCGGCCTGGATCTGGAGCCTCTTTGCCAAACGCGGGCCGCTGGAGGCCTTGCTGCGCTGGAGCACCAGCTTTCCCAGGTAA